In Equus asinus isolate D_3611 breed Donkey chromosome 13, EquAss-T2T_v2, whole genome shotgun sequence, one DNA window encodes the following:
- the TMEM94 gene encoding transmembrane protein 94 isoform X14: MDLKEKHAGEPPLALGLSTRKALSILKEQLEAVLEGHLKERKKCLTWKELWRSSFLHHSNRCSCFHWPGASLMLLAVLLLLGCYGSQPAGSHRVELVNASALFLLLLLNLVLIGRQDRLKRREVERRLRGIIDQIQDALRDGKEIKWPDAMYPDLHMPFAPSWSLHWAYRDGHLVNLPVSLLVEGDIIALRPGQESFASLRGIKDDEHIVLEPGDLFPPFSPPPSPRGEVKKGPQNPQQHRLFRVLETPVIDNIRWCLDMALSRPVTALDNERFSVQSVMLHYAVPVVLASFLITNALRFMLDAPGVTSWQYTLLQLQVNGVLPILPLLFPVLWVLASACGEARVLAQMSKASPSSLLAKFSEDTLSSYTEAVSSQEMLRCIWGHFLRVIQGTSPTLSHSSSLLHSLGSVTVLCCVDKQGILSWPNPSPETVLFFSGKVEPPHSSHEDLTDDLSTRSFCHPEVEEETQPGLEGEPYEAEDFVCDYHLEMLSLSQDQQNPSCIQFDDSNWQLHLTSLKPLGLNVLLNLCNASVTERLCRFSDHLCNIALQESHSAVLPVHVPWGLCELARLIGFTPGAKELFKQENHLALYRLPSAEMVKETSLGRLSCVTKRRPPLSHMISLFIKDTTTSTEQMLSHGTADVVLEACTDFWDGADIYPLSGSDRKKVLDFYQRACLSGYCSAFAYKPMSCALSSQLNGKCIELVQAPGQSSIFTMCELPSTVPIKLSTRRNSWSSDEGIGEVLEKEDCMQALSGQIFMGMVSSQYQARLDIVRLIDGLVNACIRFVYFSLEDELKSKVFAEKMGLETGWNCHISLTPNGDMPGSEIPPSSPSHAGSLHDDLNQVSRDDAEGLLLMEEEGHSDLISFQPTDSDLPSFLEDCNRAKLPRGIHQVRPHLQNIDNVPLLVPLFTDCTPETMCEMIKIMQEYGEVTCCLGSSANLRNSCLFLQSDISIALDPLYPSRCSWETFGYATSTSMAQASDGLSPLHLSGQLNSLPCSLTFRQEETISIIRLIEQARHATYGIRKCFLFLLQCQLTLVVIQFLSCLVQLPPLLSTTDILWLSCFCYPLLSISLLGKPPHSSIMSMATGKNLQSIPKKTQHYFLLCFLLKFSLTISSCLICFGFTLQSFCDSSRARNLTNCSSIMLPSRADTAPAWFDDFANGLLTAQKLAAALTVLHTVFISITHVHRTKPLWRKSPLTNLWWAVTVPVVLLGQVVQTAVDLQLWTHRDSRIHFGLEDVPLLTWLLGCLSLVLVVVTNEIVKLHEIRVRVRYQKRQKLQFETKLGMNSPF; the protein is encoded by the exons gGCGAGCCACCCTTGGCCCTGGGCCTGTCCACCCGGAAGGCCCTCAGCATCCTGAAGGAGCAGCTGGAGGCGGTGCTGGAAGGACACTTGAAAGAGCGGAAGAAATGTCTCACGTGGAAG GAGCTGTGGAGGAGCAGCTTCCTGCACCACAGTAACCGCTGCTCCTGTTTCCACTGGCCGGGCGCCTCGCTCATGCTGCTggctgtgctgctgctgctgggctgcTATGGGAGCCAGCCCGCTGGCAG CCACAGGGTGGAGCTGGTGAATGCCTCAGCGCTGTTCCTCTTGCTGCTTCTCAACCTTGTTCTCATTGGGCGGCAAGATCGGCTGAAGCGTCGGGAAGTAGAGCGGAGGCTCCGAGGGATCATTGACCAAATCCAAG ATGCCCTCAGGGATGGCAAGGAGATCAAGTGGCCAGATGCCATGTACCCTGACCTCCACATGCCCTTTGCACCATCCTGGTCCCTGCACTGGGCCTACAGAGATGGACATCTGGTCAACCTGCCAGTTAGCCTGTTGGTAGAAGGAGACATCATAGCTCTGAGGCCCGGCCAGGAATCATTCGCCTCTCTGAGGGGGATCAAG GATGATGAGCACATCGTCTTGGAGCCGGGAGACCTGTTTCCCCCTTTCTCTCCACCCCCCTCTCCCCGAGGAGAAGTGAAGAAAGGGCCACAGAACCCCCAGCAGCACCGGCTCTTCCGCGTCCTTGAGACCCCTGTGATTGACAACATCAG ATGGTGCCTGGACATGGCCCTGTCCCGCCCAGTCACTGCTCTGGACAATGAGAGGTTCTCCGTGCAGTCAGTGATGCTGCACTATGCCGTGCCTGTGGTCCTG GCCAGCTTCCTCATCACCAATGCCCTGCGCTTCATGTTGGACGCCCCTGGTGTCACGTCCTGGCAGTACACCCTCCTCCAGCTACAG GTGAATGGCGTCCTGCCCATCCTCCCCCTGCTCTTTCCAGTCCTCTGGGTTCTGGCATCCGCCTGTGGAGAAGCCCGTGTCCTGGCCCAGATGAGCAAGGCCTCCCCCAGTTCCCTG CTGGCCAAGTTCTCAGAGGATACTCTCAGCAGCTATACAGAAGCTGTCTCCTCTCAG GAAATGCTACGCTGCATTTGGGGCCACTTCCTGAGGGTGATCCAGGGGACGTCGCCCACGCTGAGCCACAGCTCTAGCCTGCTGCACAGCTTGGGCTCTGTCACG GTCCTGTGCTGTGTGGACAAACAGGGGATCCTGTCTTGGCCAAACCCCAGCCCAGAGACAGTGCTGTTCTTCAGCGGGAAGGTGGAGCCCCCACACAGCAGCCATGAGGACCTAACGGATGACCTCTCCACCCGCTCCTTCTGCCACCCCGAGGTAGAGGAGGAG ACCCAGCCTGGGCTGGAGGGCGAGCCCTACGAAGCAGAGGACTTTGTGTGCGACTACCACTTGGAGATGCTTAGCCTGTCGCAGGACCAGCAGAACCCCTCCTGCATCCAGTTCGATGACTCCAACTGGCAGCTCCACCTTACCTCCCTCAAGCCCCTAGGCCTCAACGTGCTGCTGAACCTGTGCAACGCCAGTGTCACGGAGCGGCTGTGCCGGTTCTCGGACCACCTGTGCAACATTGCCCTGCAGGAGAGCCACAGCGCCGTGCTGCCCGTGCACGTGCCCTGGGGCCTCTGCGAGCTCGCCCGCCTCATTG GCTTCACTCCTGGGGCCAAGGAGCTCTTCAAGCAGGAGAACCACTTGGCACTCTACCGCCTCCCCAGTGCTGAGATGGTGAAGGAGACCTCACTGGGGAGGCTCTCCTGTGTCACCAAGCGGCGCCCCCCCCTCAGCCACATGATCAGCCTCTTCATCAAGGACACCACCACCA GCACAGAACAGATGCTGTCCCACGGCACAGCCGACGTGGTCTTGGAGGCCTGCACAGACTTCTGGGATGGAGCTGACATCTACCCTCTTTCGGGTTCTGACAG GAAGAAAGTGCTGGATTTCTACCAGCGAGCCTGCCTGTCTGGTTACTGCTCTGCCTTCGCCTACAAGCCCATGAGCTGCGCCCTCTCCTCTCAGCTCAATGGCAAGTGCATCGAGCTGGTGCAGGCGCCTGGCCAGAGCAGCATCTTCACCATGTGCGAGCTGCCCAGCACCGTCCCCATCAAGCTGAGCACCCGCCGCAACAGCTGGAGCTCTGATG AAGGGATCGGGGAGGTGCTGGAGAAGGAAGACTGCATGCAGGCCCTGAGCGGCCAGATCTTCATGGGCATGGTGTCCTCCCAGTACCAGGCCCGGCTGGACATCGTGCGCCTCATTGACGGGCTGGTCAATGCCTGCATCCGCTTCGTCTACTTCTCTTTGGAGGATGAGCTCAAAAGCAAG GTGTTTGCAGAAAAGATGGGCCTGGAGACGGGCTGGAACTGCCACATCTCCCTCACACCGAATGGTGACATGCCTGGCTCTGAGATCCCCCCATCCAGCCCCAGCCATGCTGGCTCCCTGCATGATGACCTGAATCAGG TTTCCCGAGATGATGCAGAAGGGCTCCTCCTGATGGAAGAGGAAGGTCACTCAGACCTCATTAGCTTCCAGCCTACGGACAGTGACCTCCCCAGCTTCCTGGAGGACTGCAACCGG GCCAAGCTGCCCCGGGGCATCCACCAGGTGCGGCCCCACCTGCAGAACATTGACAATGTGCCCTTGCTTGTGCCTCTCTTCACTGACTGTACCCCCGAGA CCATGTGCGAGATGATCAAGATCATGCAGGAGTACGGGGAGGTGACCTGCTGCCTGGGTAGCTCTGCCAACCTGCGGAACAGCTGCCTTTTCCTCCAGAGTGACATCAG CATTGCCCTGGACCCCCTGTACCCGTCCCGCTGCTCCTGGGAGACCTTTGGCTACGCCACAAGCACCAGCATGGCCCAGGCCTCGGACGGCCTTTCTCCCCTGCACCTCTCGGGACAGCTCAAcagcctgccctgctctctgacCTTTCGCCAAGAGGAGACCATCAGCATCATCCGGCTCATCGAGCAG GCTCGGCACGCCACCTATGGCATTCGCAAGTGCTTCCTCTTCCTGCTGCAATGCCAGTTGACTCTTGTGGTCATCCAG TTCCTCTCTTGCCTAGTCCAGCTGCCACCACTCCTGAGTACCACTGACATCCTGTGGCTGTCCTGCTTTTGCTACCCTCTGCTCAG CATCTCTCTGCTGGGGAAGCCCCCGCATAGCTCCATCATGTCTATGGCAACAGGGAAAAATCTTCAGTCCATTCCTAAGAAG ACCCAGCATTACTTCCTGCTCTGCTTCTTGCTCAAGTTCAGCCTCACCATCAGCTCGTGCCTTATCTGCTTTGGCTTCACACTGCAGAGCTTCTGTGACAGCTCCCGGGCCCGCAACCTTACCAACTGCTCCTCCATCATGCTGCCCAG CCGTGCCGACACAGCTCCAGCCTGGTTTGATGACTTTGCCAATGGGCTGCTGACAGCTCAGAAACTCGCCGCTGCCCTGACTGTCCTGCACACCG TCTTCATTTCTATCACCCATGTGCATCGCACCAAGCCCCTGTGGAGAAAGAGCCCCTTGACGAATCTCTGGTGGGCTGTGACAGTGCCCGTGGT GCTGCTGGGGCAGGTGGTCCAGACGGCGGTGGACCTGCAGCTATGGACGCACAGGGATAGCCGCATCCACTTTGGCCTGGAGGATGTGCCTCTGCTGACTTGGCTCTTAGGCTGCCTCTCCCTGGTCCTTGTGGTGGTCACCAATGAGATCGTAAAACTGCATGAAATTCG AGTCCGGGTCCGCTACCAGAAGCGACAGAAGCTGCAGTTTGAAACCAAGCTGGGCATGAATTCTCCTTTCTGA